In Actinoplanes octamycinicus, the genomic window CGCCCTGCGGCTCGCCTCGCTGGGCGCCCGGGTGCTGCATCCGCGGGCGGTCCGGCTGGCCCGTGCCCGCGGCGTGACCATCGAGTGCCGGCTGAACCGGGAGCCGTACCCGGTGGGCACCACGATCGGCGCGGGCGGGTCGCTGCCCTACGCGGTCGTGGTGGCCGGCGACGCGGTGGTGGTGCGCTGCCCCGACCCGGACGCGCTGACCCGGGCCGCCGACGCGCTCACCGCCCGCGGCGTCGAGCCGCTGCTGCTGCCGCACGACCTGGTCGTGGCCGTGCCGGGCGGCGCGACCGGCGTCGCCCCGATCCTCGCCGCGGCCGGGGCGCCCGGCCGGGTGACCGGCGAGAAGCTGCTCTCGGTGATCCGCGACGGCCAGGTGGTCACCACCGTCGAGCCGGCTCTGGAAGCCGCGGTCCGCCGCGGTCAGCAGCTGCTCGACGCGCGCCCGGCCACCCTCGCGGAGCCGCTGCTGGTCGCCGCCTGACGGTCCGGCCGGCACGCGTCTCCCTGAAGAACCGGTTTCCGGTACGCCCTCAGCACCACCCCGCCCGTCGCGGCGGAGCGGAGGGCGTACCGGAAACCGGTTTTTGGTCTGGGGTGTTGTCGGGGTTACCGATCGTGAACGAGCCCGCGATTCTGGTGAGGGTCCCGGAACGCATGATGAGCTTGCGGTCACCGTGAGTGATGTGATGACTTGTACTGTGACAGCGGTCATGCGGGACGTTAAGCTACTCGCGAGTAACAAGCTCATTCCTTGAACGCGTTCATGGTCGGCATACGTGGAGACACTCACCTTCACGTTTTCCGCCGTAGGTCCGGCAACGTCGCTAGAACTGCACGGGAGTCGATTGATGATCATTGGTGTTCTCGGGGAGTCCCGCCCCGGTGAGACTCGGGTGGCGGCGACACCCGCGACCGTGGGCCAGTTGCTCAAGCTCGGATATGAGGTCGTGGTGGAGCCCGGGGCGGGGCGGCGGTCGTCGTTCGCCGACGAGGCCTACGCCGAGGCCGGCGCGACGCTCGGCGATCCCTACCAGGCCGACATCCTCTTCACGATCAACGCGCCGGAGCCGGCCCGGCTGGACCGGCTGCGGCCAGGGGCGACGCTGATCGGCGTCTTCAACCCGCGGCTCGACGAGGACCTGGTCCGCGAGTTCGCCCGGCGGCCGATCACCGTGCTGTCGATGGACGCGGTGCCGCGGATCTCCCGGGCGCAGTCGCTGGACGTGCTCTCCTCGATGGCGAACATCGCCGGTTACCGCGCGGTGATCGAGGCGGCGCACGCGTTCGGGCGGTTCTTCACCGGCCAGGTGACCGCGGCCGGCAAGGTTCCGCCGGCGAAGGTGCTGGTGGCCGGCGTCGGCGTGGCCGGGCTCGCGGCGATCGGCGCGGCCGGCAGCCTGGGCGCGATCGTCCGGGCCACCGACCCCCGGCCCGAGGTGGCCGACCAGGTCAAGTCGCTCGGCGGGGAGTACCTCGCGGTGCAGGCGGCGGACGTCGAGGTCTCCTCGACCGGGTACGCCAAGGAGATGTCCGACGACTACAACGAGCGGGCCGCCCGGCTCTACGCCGAGCAGTGCACCGACGTGGACATCGTGATCACCACCGCGCTGATCCCCGGCCGGCCGGCTCCCCGGCTGATCACCGAGCGGATGGTGGCCAGCATGAAACCGGGCAGCGTGATCGTCGACATGGCCGCCGCCAACGGCGGGAACGTCGAAGGCACCGTCCCCGGCGAGGCGGTCACCACCGCGAACGGCGTGACCATCATCGGGTACACCGACCTGGCCGGCCGGCTGCCCGCGCAGGCGTCCCAGCTCTACGGCACCAACCTGGTGAACCTGATGAAGCTGATGACGCCGGAACGCGACGGCACCCTGGTGCTCGACTTCGAGGACACCGTGCAGCGCTCGATCACCGTCGTCCGCGACGGCGAACTGACCTGGCCGCCGCCTCCCGTGGCGGTCTCGGCGGCCCCGGCTCCGGCCCCGGCGGCTCCCGCGGCGGTGGCCGCGCCGAAGGCTTCGTCGTCCGCGGCGCCGCGCCGGGACCTGGTGTTCGTCGGCGCCGGCGCGGCCGTGCTGTTCGTGCTGGCGGCGCTCGCGCCGCCGACGCTGCGCGGCCACCTCACGGTCTTCGCGCTGGCCATCGTGATCGGTTACTACGTCATCGGGCACGTGCACCACGCGCTGCACACGCCGCTGATGTCGGTGACCAACGCGATCTCCGGGATCATCGTGGTCGGCGCGCTGCTCCAGCTCGGGCACGGCGGCCCGGTGGTGACCGCGCTGTCGTTCATCG contains:
- a CDS encoding Re/Si-specific NAD(P)(+) transhydrogenase subunit alpha — its product is MIIGVLGESRPGETRVAATPATVGQLLKLGYEVVVEPGAGRRSSFADEAYAEAGATLGDPYQADILFTINAPEPARLDRLRPGATLIGVFNPRLDEDLVREFARRPITVLSMDAVPRISRAQSLDVLSSMANIAGYRAVIEAAHAFGRFFTGQVTAAGKVPPAKVLVAGVGVAGLAAIGAAGSLGAIVRATDPRPEVADQVKSLGGEYLAVQAADVEVSSTGYAKEMSDDYNERAARLYAEQCTDVDIVITTALIPGRPAPRLITERMVASMKPGSVIVDMAAANGGNVEGTVPGEAVTTANGVTIIGYTDLAGRLPAQASQLYGTNLVNLMKLMTPERDGTLVLDFEDTVQRSITVVRDGELTWPPPPVAVSAAPAPAPAAPAAVAAPKASSSAAPRRDLVFVGAGAAVLFVLAALAPPTLRGHLTVFALAIVIGYYVIGHVHHALHTPLMSVTNAISGIIVVGALLQLGHGGPVVTALSFIAILLASINVFGGFAVTRRMLAMFTRS